The window TACCGCCTGTGGTGTAAAGCTCAGGGACACCTTCACTGTcacctgtaaaacaaacaatttCTCCGTTTTTGCACAGTGTTCCAGTGATTTTAGccgtttttatttttgtttttcctgcataCAATATCAACGACAAGACACTattcaaagaagaaaaaggaaagacTCCATTCTCTTAAAATCTATTGTttctattaaaataaaaacattaaatgtaaGGCTAACAGTTTACCTGAGCTGGGGAATTTAGCTTCTTCTGGTAATCAGTCTCAGGGttaaatgaagcagatttggGTATGGCCCTGGTAGAGCCAGATTCTACCAGTTGGGGTTGAGAGTTTGGTCTGGAAAATATCCTTCTTGATGTTGTAGGTGTGCTTTCAGCCACAGTGATGAGTGGTGGAGAGGccttgcaaaaacaaaaatacaaagatttaaaaaaaaaattacattttatattttttatatttgttagATTTTAAGATTGTATATATCACTTAACACAACTGCACACTGACAGGCACACTATGTTTTCAACCCTTGACAGTATTCTACTTGTTGACAACAAAGCTCAAGAAAGTAACTTACTGATATTTCTTGATCTTCTCTTGTGCCTCTtccattttctttctcctcagatATCCCACTGATTCCTGGGAGGGTGGGGAGTGAAACACGCTGGTCATCTAGACGCCGTGCTTGACTGGAGGCGATGATTTTGAAGAATGCGTCAGCTTCTGCACCTGTTGCAAACAGTCAAGAGTTATTTGTGACATCTCAGAGACAAGAAACACATGCttgacctgtgtgtttttctgacctATGGGTACATTATTTAAAGCACTTCCATTGTGTGTTGGTGTAGCTGGTGTACTTCTGCTAGGTTGTAAAGAACAACGCTGCTCCTCCATACGTCCACTTTGCGCATGACTTATCATTTTAAGGAACTGTTCCTGGTCAGCTGCAGATGCCTCctaaaatatttaaagaaataaaaggaGTGAGAGGTGAATCCACCCAGAAACACATCAGTCTCTGAAAGCTAGACTTATAAGTGTGCATAACTCTAATCACAAGCACATATTTTTGGTTTAAAATCACTGTAAAGGCTGAGCCTTCTCTAGCTCCTGTGACATTTTGATATCTGACCTGCTGATGCTCAGTTTTGGCCCGGTTTAAGGAGGCAGACCTCTGAGGAAGTTGACCAGATTTGCCTGAAATGAGACTGCCTTTGCGTTGAATAGAAGGGGTTTCTACATTCTGGAAGATATGTGGTGCAGAACATCTCTGTTCGTCCATCCTTGAGCCCTGTGAAAGCAACacaggattatttatggtgatgtTTGGTCGAAacagatgtagatgtagatGATGTTTctaattatataaatatttggtCATTGGTGAAAAATGGTGAAATGGATGGGCCATGCTATGTATAGGGCCAACCTGGACTTTGGAAACCATGTAACACAGGTAGCTTGCATCcatctcagcagcagctgatgtgctAGCTCCATTCTGTATCCCTGGTAATGAAGGAAGAGTGACCCGTTGGTCATCCAGTCGTCGGCCCTGAGAGTTGGCCAGTAAGCTGAAAAACTTTTCAGAATCTGGGCCTGGGAtggcacaaaaataaaatattagcTTAATGTTATTATTGTAAAAACATGCAATAgaatgcacatacacatgcttgCATTCTGACCTTCAGGCACAGTGTTCTGACTGAGGTTATGTTTAGGTGTGGACTGAGGCGTAACATTTAGGACACATCGTTGTTCATCCATTCTGTTCTGCTGGGAATGACTCACTAAGGAAAATAATTCTTCCTGTTCAGCTGCAGTCAAGACCTAGATTAGAGAAAGTAAGCAATACCTACTTAAATCTGTAATAATTAACATCATAAAAATGAtgaaactcacagtgatgttgTGTTTCAATTCAGCTAAACATGAGAGCTGTGAGCACATACCTGTTTTTTAGAGATTTCATCTTTTCTCTGTGGTCGTTCTATGCCTGAGCCAGGGCTGAAGGAGGCTGAACGTGGAGGGCCTACACCAGATACAGATGTATCTTTTTTTGATGGACACAGGGATGGTGGTAGGAAACATCTTTGGTCCTCCATTCTGGACTCCTGAAAATGCAATAAATAAGCTTCTCAGCATTTTTGTTCACCCACATATCAAGAGTGTAACATTACAAATGTTATCCATAGAACATGTTCTGACATTAAAACAGACTAGCAAAGACCATTCAAAACACTGGGAAGAAGGAAACTCCTGGCTGTAAATTAGATGTTTAGCATCcattatacactcaacaaaaatataaacgcaacacttttgtttttgctcccatgtttcatgagatggacttgaagatctaaacttcattccagatacacaatattaccattcctctcaaacattgttcacaaatctgtctaaatgtgtgatagtgagcacttctgctttgctgagataatccatcccacctcacaggtgtgccacatcaagatgctgatctgacatcatgattagtgcacaggtgtaccttaaactgcccacaataaaaggccaccctgaaatgtgcattttgtttctgctttattggcggtctggggactcagaaccagtcagtatctggtgtgaccaccatttgcctcatgcagtgcaacacatcttcttcgcatagagtttatcagattgtctattgtggcctgtggaatgttggtccactcctcttcaatggctgtgcgaagttgctggatattagtgggaacaggtgcacgctgtcgtatacgccggtcaagcacatcccaaacatgttcaatgggtgacatgtccggtgagtatgctggccatgcaagaactgggacattttcagcttccaagaattgtgtacagatccttgcaacatggggccgtgcattatcttgctgaaacatgaggtgatgttcatggatgtatggcacaacaatgggcctcaggatctcatcacggtatctctgtgcattcaaaatgccatcaataaaatgcacctgtgttcttcgtccataacagatgcctgcccataccatgaccccaccaccaccatgggccactcgatccacaacattgacatcagcaaagcgctcacccacacgacgccacacacgctgtctgccatctgccctgaacaatgtaaaccgagattcatctgtgaagagaacacctctccaacgtgctagacgccatcgaatgtgagcatttgcccactcaagtctgttacggcgacgatctggagtcaggttaagaccccaatgaggacgacgagcatgcagttgagcttccctgagacggtttctgacagtttgtgcagaaattgtttggttatgcaaaccaattgtttcagcagctgtctgagtggctggtctcagacgatctcggaggtgaacctgctggatgtggaggtcctgggctggtgtggttactcgtggtctgcggttgtgaggccggttggatgtactgccatattctctgaaacgcttttggagacggcttatggtagagaaatgaacattcaatgcacgagcaacagatctggttgacattcctgctgtcagcatgccaattgcacgctccctcaatgcttgtggcatctgtggcattttgctgtgagacaaaactgcacatttcagggtggccttttattgtgggcagtttgaggtacacctgtgcactaatcatgatgtcagatcagcatcttgatgtggcacacctgtgaggtgggatggattatctcagcaaagcagaagtgctcactatcacacatttagacagatttgtgaacaatgtttgagaggaatggtaatattgtgtatctggaatgaagtttagatcttcaagtccatc of the Parambassis ranga chromosome 8, fParRan2.1, whole genome shotgun sequence genome contains:
- the LOC114440541 gene encoding uncharacterized protein LOC114440541, which gives rise to MTAAAGVDPKSGATALESSEEEEILNIMSHSQRGRIEEQCCTLSPVKTAQIKTTDNEKVIHNSDHNLRVSLPGFNYQEPERNNHHGSAPQISLTECTPDRNRKLLSVPANQLQVSCQRNRSNSINTESPEEQQKFMNMISHGQRGRMDDQCCSLELSKSAPCTPKHTDREPASDTAPDPEMFFNLLANTQSKRLDDQRVCLPSLPGLGNTNGTSDGDSSYLCYMVSKAQESRMEDQRCFLPPSLCPSKKDTSVSGVGPPRSASFSPGSGIERPQRKDEISKKQVLTAAEQEELFSLVSHSQQNRMDEQRCVLNVTPQSTPKHNLSQNTVPEGPDSEKFFSLLANSQGRRLDDQRVTLPSLPGIQNGASTSAAAEMDASYLCYMVSKVQGSRMDEQRCSAPHIFQNVETPSIQRKGSLISGKSGQLPQRSASLNRAKTEHQQEASAADQEQFLKMISHAQSGRMEEQRCSLQPSRSTPATPTHNGSALNNVPIGAEADAFFKIIASSQARRLDDQRVSLPTLPGISGISEEKENGRGTREDQEISASPPLITVAESTPTTSRRIFSRPNSQPQLVESGSTRAIPKSASFNPETDYQKKLNSPAQVTVKVSLSFTPQAGQEFANQPITFPEVFLTLGAPGDNLVIPLSPVPGRPMSFDLNLVPKEDVRSRQNSPSHAKARKAHSRPSSPNQAATSKTHPQSSWPPEQGSLVTSPISPDDDCFSLIEKIHTAQLQKGMAQGQKLKGDPGKGHERGEQGKGKGHGKKDKKNGGNKQ